The DNA window AGCCAGCAGGGTCATCACTACCGTCACCGCCGCCTTGTTATCGGCGCCGAGTACGCTGGTACCGTCGCTGAAAATAATCTCTTCATTCGGGTAGGCCAGGATCTCCGGGTGCTCGGCGGTGCGCAACCAGATGTCATGCTCTGCGTTCAGGCACAGATCCTGGCCGCTAAAGCGCAGGCTCTGTGGGTGAATATCTGCCGACAGGCCGACGTCCACGGTATCAATATGGGTAATAAAACCGATGCGCGGCGCACCGGGCTGGTTGCCGGGTTTACGTGCGGTAACGGTGGCGTGCTCATCAATTTGCACATCAGTCATCCCCAACTCGCGCAGTTCGGCTGCCAGCAGTTTGGCCATATCGTGCTGACCCGGAGTACTGGGCAGGGCCGTGGCGGCGGCATCGCTCTGGCTGGTTACCGCCAGATAACGGAAGAAACGTTCGGTGAGCTGTTCGGCTATGGCGCTGGTCATGCGGGATCCTCTCGGTAAGCGGTCTATCGGTTTTAATGGTAAATCAGCCGGTTGTCCAATGGTGCAATGCTTTAGCCGTCGGAATGCGAGACACCGCGCAGAATAAAAAAATAGCGGGGCAACTAGGAAATAGTCGCGGGTAACTACGGCAAAATCGTTGTTAGCTCTGGGGTGCGGATGCCCCAACAACAATCTGAATGCTAAAGGAGAATTCATGCGCTCACGTCACGCTTTGCTTATTTCTTTGTTATCCCTGGGAATCTCTCAGACTGCCTGGTCCTCCACCGACGGTGGCCATGCCAACAGCAACGCCAATAGCCGCGAAGTGGCCAGCGCGCTTGGCGGCCTGAAGAACAAAACCTATAGCCTGGAGCAGGCACCGAAGATCCGCGTAGCCAGCTTCAATATTGCCGCCGGTAAAGTCAGTGATATGACCGCCATCGCCAAGGCGATCAAGGCGATGAACGCTGACGTGGTGGCGCTGCAGGAAGTAGACAAGCTGACCGGCCGCAGCGGCAAGCTGGATCAGGCTGAGGAACTGGCCAAACTGACCGGTATGCACGTGGTTTTTGGCCGCGCGATTGATTATGACGGCGGTGAATATGGCCTGGCGTTCCTGTCAAAATATCCGCTGCATGACAGCAAAATTTACCCGCTGCCCTCCGGTCAGCGTGAACAACGCATTGCCTTCAGCGCCCAGACCGACGTGCCCGAGTTTCCGGCGCCGATTACGCTGATCAACACTCATTTGGATACTAAAGAAGATCCGGCCATGCGTTTGGATCAGGTGCGCGAGTTGAACGATCGCACCATCGAAATGCGCGGTATCAAGCTGTTGTTTGGCGACATGAACGACGTTCCGGGCAGCGTTACCTGGACTGAACTCAGCCGCTACTGGAACGACATTATGCCTGCCGCGCAAGATGGCCGCAGTTGGCCGGCGGAAAATGCCGAAATCAAGGTCGACTACATTTTTAGCGGCAATGCCCAGCGTTGGCACCTGGACAGCCTGACGGTGCCGAACGCCAGCGGCGACTGGAACGGCATTCACTGGCCGGCGGTCAGCGATCACCTGCCGGTGGTTGCCGAACTGCGGCTGACCGAGCAGTAATTTAATCGAAAATGGCGTTGTCAGCTTAAAGAGCCGTTATGGTTGGCGACACAAGGGGGGTTACTCTTGTGTTGTCTCAAGCAGTGTTATTTGAATGAAGTATAAGATAATTCTTACCATTTAATCGTAACTCAATGATATGTTAAAATTTATTTAACTTTCTGATTTGTTTTATCTCTCATTACCAATTTAATAAACTCAATTACTTTCAATGAATTAGGCTTGTTGAAACAAAAATAACCTAAAAATTTGCTATTTTTGCCATGTTAAAATACATTAAATAAAGTGATTTTTAAATATAACCAGTGTTAATGTTTGAGGCTTGATAAGCATCGAACGATAACCTATTGATATGATTTGTTTCTATCTTCAATTTTATGATTGATTAATTACCATAAAATTTCATTATTTATGACTCCGTCATTCCATATTAAGTTTAGATGGCATGTGAAAATTGCCATCTAATCCTGGCGTAGCAATACGCATCCTTGATAAAAAGTAATTGGAGGTATTTAGTGGAAACAAACAACATTTATACGTCTCAACTTACCAGCAAGGAACTAGAAGCTTCATTTTCAACATTAAGAGATAAGTTGAAAATGTTGAAAGAAACGCTTTCAGATGAAGAAGGCGAGGTGTTCTCAAAGATTATCAAGTCAGCAGGAACTCATCTTTCATCACTTCAACAGTCAAATCAGGCGGAAGATAAGTTTAGCTATATAAAACCTATCTCGGCCGCAGCCAGTGTCAAGGTCAGAGAGGATATTATCGCACTCTCCGATGAGCTGGAAGTCCATTAGTTTAAATGTTTTTAAATTATGAAATATATAGCGGTGCGGTTTTTACATTCCGCTATATATTTTTTGAGGCTTTAATATGATAAAAACATCTGAACCAGTAAATATAAATAATAGGCTTAATGCTTTTAAAAATACGTTATCCGAGCAGGAAAGAGAGCATTACAAGTTACTCCTCTCCCTTGCTTGCGGCGAGTTATTGGGTAAAAGTGATAAACAGGATGTTGAAAATTCTGCTTTGAAAGCGACGCTTCAGTCTTTGGCTGAGCTACAGCCACATCACGATAGGGTTACCGTTAATGGTATAGCCTGGAAAGGACGGCCGGATTTTTTGTCCGAAGAGCTGTTTGCTGCATTAAATGAAGAGTCTAAAGAGCTTTATCATTTATCACAGAGATTTGATGACCATTTAGTCTCAAGCGGTGGCATAATTGCACGGCAAGTTGGTTTTTCAGAACAGCTAATTGATCAAGTTAAAAAGTATGCAGGCAACATCATTCCTACAGGAAAGACAAATTATCTTTATTACAATGAGAAAGGAATGGGGATTGATCCACATATAGATAATGCCGAATTCCCAATGAACGTGATAATGATGTTAGATCATAAATCCGAGTCATCACCATCCGCGTTGATACTTTATCCTACCGATCAAGAACCCGTTCGTATCTATCTGCAACCAGGGGAGATGATTATATTGTTTGCTGATAGCATTCTACATTCAAGAGAACGAATGAAAGTAAATGAAGAGGTCAGAATAGTCGCATTTGGATTTCAACCCGTATAACTTAAACTGAATGGTGAGGGAAATATGAGTGAGCATGTTGAAAGTATCGTGGAAAAATTAAAAGCCTTCAACTCTACCCTATCAGAAGCCGAACAGGCGAATTATAAATTATTACTGGGATTGGCGGCAGGCGGTTTGTCTCCAGAGTTTAATTTACCCATTGAGAAAGACGAAACTGATGCGTTTAATACAGTGACTGATTGTTTGGCTAAATTACAGCCTTACAGCAATAGAATCTCACCCAATGGAATTGCTTTTCGTGGCCGTCCCGATTTCATGACAGATGAACTGTTGCATTCTCTGCAACATGAAGCCAGGAGTATAAGGAAGGATGCGGTTGATAATAAAGACCACTTTCTGGGGTGTGGTGCGCCGATTGCTGATGAGTTTTCTAAATCAACAAAGCTGACAGAATTTGTCCGCTTGCATGCCGGAGAGGTTTTACCCACAGGGATTGCAAGTTTTATCTATTACGACAAAACCGGTCAAGGAATAAACCCGCATATTGATACTGACATTTTTTCGCTCAATGTTTTGTTGATGCTTGAACATACCAACCCAGATGATACGGGGTCTTGCCTGGTCGTATTCCCTTCTCATTCTGAACCAGAGCGAATAAATCTTAAGCCAGGAGAGTTGGTTATCATGTTTGCCGGCAGCATAACCCATGGGCGAGAGCATATAAAAGAAAATGAAAGAGTTACAATTTTGACATTTGGTTTTCATCCTTTGGGAATTTAAATTAAGTCACTACCAATATAAATAAATTAATGGTGGGTCACAACATGAGAAAAGTCACGCTAGGTATTCATCTTGGTCATCATTCTTCGTGTGCTGTGGTTATCGATGGAAAATTAATGGCTGCCATGCAGCAAGAGAGGGTCACTCGCAGGAAGTATGACGGTCGACCCTTTTTCAGCAACGATTTGCCGATTACTCAATGCCTGAAGCTTGCTGGGGTTGAGTTGAAAGATGTTACTGATATTATTTCATCATTGCAGTCCGTTGCTCCAGGGGGCGTAGGATTAAGACATCCTTTGGTGCAGCCAGGCTTTAACTTGTTTGACCCTTGGGACAAACGACATAGGGTTATTTCTCACCACCTTGCTCATGCAATCTCTGCATTTGGTTGTTCTGGTTATCCAGATGCCAGTATTTTGGTCGTTGATTTGGCTGGTTCTTCAACGGAGTCAGGGCAGGATTTTGTGATGTCATTTTCTGATTATTACAATAATGCCACTGATAATAAAGTCAGGGAGAATTTAGTCTTAAAGACAGAATGCCTGTCAATTTACACTGTCGACAAAAATGGCTATTCATTATTGGAAAGAGAATTTTGTACTCCTCATCCTACCCCAGATGTATTCATTCAAAATGCAGCAAGTTTATATGATAATGTCGCAAGGAGTGTCTTTGGCAGTGAGAATGCTCATGGCCAGTTAATGGCGTTGGCTTCATTAGAGAGTCATACGGGAAATGAAGACGTTAATGTTAATGAATTGATAGCTGACATTGATGGCCATATAGAGTTTCGTAATGGTTGGCAGGAAAGATTCACTATCAATAGTGACCCAATTAAAAATATTCCCTTGGCAAAACTGACACAAAATGCTTTGCAAAGTACGTTATTCTCCTACGCAAGAAGAACCAGGCAGCTTGGCCATTCTGATAATTTTTGTGCTGCTGGGGGTGTTTTTCTAAATATACTATCTAACTCTGAGGTTTTTGATAGTGGCATATTTGAAAATTGCTACTTTCCGAGTTCTCCGCATGATGCGGGCATTTCTATAGGTTGCGCTTTTTTTGGTCAGAGAATATGGGAAACTCCTAATCTGGAATATCAAGAGAATTATAGTACAGATCGGTTGGGTACAGATATTCTTGAACCTGATATCAATGCTGCTTTGGGGCATCATTCACTGTTTATCACGGATAATGGCAAGCAGACACCAAAGAGTATTGCCAAGTTATTGCAAGAGGGAAAGATAATTGCTCGTTGTGCAGGACGCGCTGAATTTGGCCCAAGAGCATTAGGTGGACGTAGTTTACTTGCTTCACCGTTGTTGGAAGAGTCTAAAGTTAGATTGAATAAAATTAAAAAAAGACAAGACTGGCGACCTGTTGCTCCGATTATACAAGAGGATAAAATTAATGATTACTTCAACGGTCCGACGATCAGCCCTTATATGAACTATGTCCATTATATAAAGGATAATCACGTTTCTTCGTTGAAGGCATTGGCTCATCCGGATCGTTCCACGCGTGCGCAAACACTGTTAAAAAGTACGGATCCCACGCTTTATGAAGTCATGTCATTTTTTAACGATGAAACTGGCTATCCAATATTAGTCAACACCTCCCTCAATGGCGGCGGCGAACCTATTATCGACAGTGCTGAGGATGCCATTACTTTCTTTAGGCATAATGATGAAGTCGATTTATTACTTCTGGGAGACCACCTTATATCCAGAAATGAAACCCATTGGTTGCAGATTTTTAAGGCAGGACACTCAATTAAATTGAGTGATGGCACATTAACCAATATTATTTTTTCTAAGGGACAGCGATATGTTTTATTTATCAAAGGCCGGCTGTCTGCGAGTGTGAGTTTGGATATCTTTGATTCAATAAACAAGAATGGTGGATTGTTGTCTTATGACTTACTCGAAAATAACAGTGATTCTGTCATTAATTCTCTGTTTACAGTCATGATGTTAGGGCTAATGGAGTTCGAATCGTGAGCTTTAAACTAATTGAACCTATAACATCAGATTTATATATACTGGAACCTTTAGAAAAATGGCATGCGCATGGCATGTATGCGGGATTGTGTATTGATGATGATTATAAGTTTATATCTTCCGAACCCCCGAAAACGTTGGGTGAACTGGAGTCTCGCTATGAGCGAGTATCTCAACGCTATTCGGCGGATAAAAAGGAAATATGGTTAAATTGGGTCATTATAGATCGTGAGTCTGGTCAATATCTGGGGTATGTCCAGTCGACAGTTATGATTGATAAAGGCTGGGCATATATTGCTTACCATGTATTTAGTCAATATCAGAAAAAAGGCGTGGCAAAACAGTGTGTGTCTATGCTGGTGGATTTCTTATTCAATAATTATAAACTGTCTCATGTCGATGCATTGATAGATACGCGCAATATTGCTTCCATTGGTTTAGTGGAGTCTCTGGAACTTAAGAAGATTAATGAATTGAAAAATGCAGATTTTTTCAAAGGATCTACAAGTGACGAGTTTCATTATAGAGTGTTTGATAGGGAATGGGCTGCGAAGAACTAAGACTTTAACGTTAATGAATATAGCTATGGGAATATTATGAAAGAGAAAATATCACTATGGCAAAATGGAACGTTCAATAAGCTATGGCTTTCTCAAATACTAACTCAAGTAGGCGCTGAGGTTTCCCTGTTCGCCTTGCCCATCTTTGCGATAATGCAATTGCATATAACGCCAATACAAATGGGGTATTTAGTGTTTTCAGAACAGTTAGCTCCGATCGTATTAGGGATTTTTTCTGGAATTTTAATTGACCGTCATAATCCATTGAAAATTATGATAGCCAGTGAGGTTTT is part of the Serratia quinivorans genome and encodes:
- a CDS encoding Predicted carbamoyl transferase, NodU family translates to MRKVTLGIHLGHHSSCAVVIDGKLMAAMQQERVTRRKYDGRPFFSNDLPITQCLKLAGVELKDVTDIISSLQSVAPGGVGLRHPLVQPGFNLFDPWDKRHRVISHHLAHAISAFGCSGYPDASILVVDLAGSSTESGQDFVMSFSDYYNNATDNKVRENLVLKTECLSIYTVDKNGYSLLEREFCTPHPTPDVFIQNAASLYDNVARSVFGSENAHGQLMALASLESHTGNEDVNVNELIADIDGHIEFRNGWQERFTINSDPIKNIPLAKLTQNALQSTLFSYARRTRQLGHSDNFCAAGGVFLNILSNSEVFDSGIFENCYFPSSPHDAGISIGCAFFGQRIWETPNLEYQENYSTDRLGTDILEPDINAALGHHSLFITDNGKQTPKSIAKLLQEGKIIARCAGRAEFGPRALGGRSLLASPLLEESKVRLNKIKKRQDWRPVAPIIQEDKINDYFNGPTISPYMNYVHYIKDNHVSSLKALAHPDRSTRAQTLLKSTDPTLYEVMSFFNDETGYPILVNTSLNGGGEPIIDSAEDAITFFRHNDEVDLLLLGDHLISRNETHWLQIFKAGHSIKLSDGTLTNIIFSKGQRYVLFIKGRLSASVSLDIFDSINKNGGLLSYDLLENNSDSVINSLFTVMMLGLMEFES